The Phytohabitans houttuyneae genome has a segment encoding these proteins:
- a CDS encoding DUF2231 domain-containing protein, translated as MFEEFLGIPAHPLLIHAAVVFVPLLALTTVAYALVPFLRPHIRLVLAGLAVLGPGAAIMARLSGDAFFERMRERGRVTDGFIPVIERHQGYGENTMWAAIALGVVTLALVFFIAPSGAALRYAGTAGGTGGTRAITLALTVVSLVAAAIALYYVIRTGDSGSKAVWEGQ; from the coding sequence TTGTTCGAGGAGTTCCTGGGGATTCCCGCCCATCCCCTGCTGATCCATGCGGCGGTGGTGTTCGTGCCACTGCTCGCGCTGACGACGGTGGCGTACGCGCTCGTGCCGTTCCTGCGCCCGCACATCCGCCTCGTGCTCGCCGGTCTCGCGGTCCTCGGCCCGGGCGCGGCGATCATGGCGCGCCTGTCCGGCGACGCCTTCTTCGAGCGGATGCGTGAGCGCGGCCGGGTGACGGACGGCTTCATCCCGGTCATCGAGCGGCACCAGGGCTACGGGGAGAACACGATGTGGGCGGCGATCGCCCTCGGCGTGGTGACGCTCGCGCTCGTGTTCTTCATCGCGCCGAGCGGCGCCGCGCTGCGCTACGCGGGCACCGCGGGCGGTACGGGCGGCACCCGGGCGATCACGCTGGCGCTGACCGTCGTGTCGCTCGTCGCGGCCGCCATCGCGCTCTACTACGTCATCCGCACCGGCGACTCGGGGTCCAAGGCGGTGTGGGAAGGGCAGTGA
- a CDS encoding dihydrofolate reductase family protein, whose protein sequence is MRLVVTEFLSLDGVAQGPGSPDEDRDGGFTQGGWLVPHMDEAFLSVAAGWIAGADAFLFGRRTYENFARDWPKVTDPDDPFAAKLNGLPKFVASRTLTTAPWEPSTILAGDLATEVAELKSRPGREIQVHGSATLAQSLLAAGLVDEFRLVVAPVVLGQGRRLFPPGGAPAGLRVVRNETTPGGLVIQVFESAGAPRYGTYGA, encoded by the coding sequence ATGCGGCTCGTGGTCACCGAGTTCCTGTCGCTGGACGGTGTCGCGCAGGGACCGGGCTCGCCCGACGAGGACCGTGACGGCGGGTTCACCCAGGGCGGCTGGCTCGTGCCGCACATGGACGAGGCGTTCCTCTCCGTGGCCGCCGGCTGGATCGCCGGGGCCGACGCCTTCCTGTTCGGCCGGCGTACCTATGAGAACTTCGCCCGCGACTGGCCGAAGGTGACCGACCCGGACGACCCGTTCGCGGCGAAGCTCAACGGCCTGCCCAAGTTCGTCGCCTCGCGGACGCTGACCACCGCGCCGTGGGAGCCGAGCACGATCCTCGCCGGCGACCTGGCCACCGAGGTCGCCGAGCTCAAGAGCCGGCCGGGGCGGGAGATTCAGGTCCACGGCAGCGCCACGCTCGCCCAGTCGCTGCTGGCGGCCGGGCTTGTCGACGAGTTCCGGCTGGTGGTCGCCCCGGTCGTGCTGGGGCAGGGCCGCCGCCTGTTTCCGCCCGGCGGCGCACCGGCGGGCCTGCGCGTGGTGCGCAACGAGACGACGCCCGGCGGCCTGGTCATCCAGGTCTTCGAGTCGGCCGGCGCACCCCGCTACGGGACGTACGGAGCGTAG
- a CDS encoding NmrA family transcriptional regulator, producing the protein MVHGGAREWNKRMTYLLIGGTGKTGRRVNDRLTARGLPVRVGSRSGQPPFDWNADPDTWLPLFEGVTAAYVTYYPDLAFPGAAESIRAFVERATAAGVKRFVLLSGRGEEEAEVSEMGVREVAPEWTVVRATWFAQDFNEHFLLPPVLAGEIALPTDVPEPFVDLEDVADVVVAALTEDGHHGRVYELTGPRLVTFAEAAAEISAASGRPVRFESVTPAECTARMVAGGVPVEEAEALTDLFARILDGRNAHVTDDVKRVTGHEARDFRDFVRAAAATGVWSVS; encoded by the coding sequence ATGGTCCACGGCGGGGCCCGCGAGTGGAATAAACGCATGACTTACCTGCTGATTGGCGGTACCGGCAAGACCGGCCGCCGGGTCAACGACCGTCTCACCGCCCGCGGCCTCCCGGTGCGCGTCGGCTCCCGCTCGGGGCAGCCGCCGTTCGACTGGAACGCCGACCCCGACACCTGGCTCCCGCTCTTCGAGGGGGTCACCGCCGCCTACGTCACCTACTACCCCGACCTCGCGTTCCCCGGCGCGGCGGAGTCGATCCGGGCCTTCGTGGAGCGGGCCACCGCCGCCGGCGTCAAGCGCTTCGTCCTGCTTTCCGGCCGCGGCGAGGAGGAGGCCGAGGTCAGCGAGATGGGGGTACGGGAGGTCGCTCCGGAGTGGACGGTGGTCCGCGCGACCTGGTTCGCCCAGGACTTCAACGAGCACTTCCTGCTCCCGCCCGTGCTGGCCGGTGAGATCGCGCTGCCCACGGACGTGCCGGAGCCGTTCGTCGACCTGGAGGACGTGGCGGACGTGGTGGTCGCGGCGCTCACCGAGGACGGCCACCACGGCCGGGTGTACGAGCTGACCGGGCCGCGGCTTGTCACGTTCGCCGAGGCGGCGGCGGAGATCTCGGCCGCCTCGGGGCGCCCGGTGCGCTTCGAGAGCGTCACGCCGGCCGAGTGCACGGCGCGGATGGTCGCCGGCGGCGTGCCGGTCGAGGAGGCGGAGGCGCTGACCGACCTGTTCGCCCGGATCCTGGACGGCCGCAACGCGCACGTGACCGACGACGTGAAGCGGGTGACCGGTCACGAGGCCCGCGACTTCCGCGACTTCGTCCGGGCCGCGGCGGCGACCGGGGTGTGGAGCGTGAGCTGA
- a CDS encoding ArsR/SmtB family transcription factor, with translation MDDVFKALADPSRRRLLDRLNERNGQTLQELCAGLAMARQSVSKHLAVLEAANLVSTRRRGREKLHFLNSEPINAIADRWMTRYDRARADALTDLKHALEEQTMDDKFVYITYIKSTPERTWTALTDPAFTKRYWGIELKSDWQVGSPVIWDLDKLAIADGGSVVLAAEPPRTLSYSWHTITPEFVAAFGDDHEFLRKASAERRSKVTFDIEPVGDLVRLTVTHDGFDPGSVVLGGVSEGWPPIMSSLKTLLETGEALEVR, from the coding sequence ATGGACGACGTTTTCAAGGCGCTTGCCGACCCGAGCCGCCGCCGGCTGCTCGACCGGCTCAACGAGCGCAACGGCCAGACCCTGCAGGAGCTCTGCGCGGGCCTGGCGATGGCGCGGCAGTCCGTGAGCAAGCACCTCGCGGTGCTTGAGGCGGCGAACCTGGTCAGCACGCGGCGACGGGGGCGCGAAAAGCTGCACTTTCTCAACTCCGAGCCGATAAACGCCATCGCCGACCGGTGGATGACGCGGTACGACAGGGCGCGCGCCGACGCCCTCACCGATCTCAAGCACGCCTTGGAGGAGCAGACGATGGACGACAAGTTCGTCTACATCACGTACATCAAGTCCACACCGGAGCGGACCTGGACCGCGCTCACCGACCCCGCCTTCACGAAGCGTTACTGGGGCATCGAGCTCAAGTCCGACTGGCAGGTGGGCAGCCCGGTTATCTGGGACCTGGACAAGCTGGCCATCGCCGACGGCGGTTCGGTGGTGCTCGCCGCGGAGCCGCCGCGCACGCTGAGCTACTCGTGGCACACCATCACGCCGGAGTTCGTGGCGGCGTTCGGCGACGACCACGAGTTTCTCCGGAAGGCGTCGGCGGAGCGCCGCTCGAAGGTCACGTTCGACATCGAGCCCGTCGGTGACCTGGTCAGGCTCACCGTGACGCACGACGGCTTCGACCCCGGCAGCGTGGTGCTCGGCGGTGTCTCCGAGGGCTGGCCGCCGATCATGTCCAGCCTCAAGACGCTGCTGGAGACCGGCGAGGCGCTGGAGGTGCGGTGA
- a CDS encoding AraC family transcriptional regulator, protein MDALAGLLDGPRARGAFLLRVVLDPPWSVRVQDRAALAVIAVARGSAWLMAEGAAPVEVRAGDIVVARGPEPYTVADDPATPPQVIIHPDERCTTLYGEDLSVAMDRGVRTWGNSDDGASVMLVGTYQSAGEISDRLLRALPPVLVLTGEEWDSPLVPLLATEITKDDQGQSAVLDRLLDLLLIAVLRAWFARAESTPGWFRAQADPVVGRALRMLHNHPEHPWTVAGLAGRLGVSRAALARRFTDLVGEPPMAYLTSWRLALAADLLREPDATLGAVARQVGYGSPFALSAAFKRVRGVSPQEYRAAAQPVAS, encoded by the coding sequence GTGGACGCGCTCGCCGGCCTGCTCGACGGCCCCCGCGCCCGCGGCGCCTTCCTGCTCCGCGTGGTGCTCGACCCGCCGTGGTCGGTCCGCGTGCAGGACCGGGCCGCGCTGGCCGTGATCGCCGTCGCGCGGGGCAGCGCCTGGCTCATGGCCGAGGGAGCCGCGCCGGTCGAGGTGCGGGCCGGCGACATCGTGGTGGCGCGCGGGCCGGAGCCGTACACGGTGGCCGACGACCCCGCCACGCCGCCGCAGGTCATCATCCACCCGGACGAGCGGTGCACGACGCTGTACGGCGAGGACCTGAGCGTGGCGATGGACCGCGGCGTGCGCACGTGGGGCAACTCCGACGACGGTGCCTCGGTGATGCTCGTCGGCACCTACCAGAGCGCCGGCGAGATCAGCGACCGGCTGCTGCGCGCGCTCCCGCCGGTGCTCGTGCTGACCGGCGAGGAGTGGGACAGCCCGCTCGTGCCGCTGCTCGCCACCGAGATCACCAAGGACGACCAGGGCCAGTCCGCGGTCCTGGACCGCCTGCTCGACCTGCTCCTGATCGCGGTGCTGAGGGCCTGGTTCGCGCGGGCCGAGTCGACGCCGGGGTGGTTTCGCGCGCAGGCCGACCCGGTCGTCGGGCGGGCGCTGCGCATGCTGCACAACCATCCGGAGCACCCGTGGACGGTCGCCGGGCTCGCCGGGCGGCTCGGCGTGTCGCGGGCGGCGCTGGCCCGCCGCTTCACCGACCTGGTCGGCGAGCCGCCGATGGCGTACCTCACCTCGTGGCGGCTCGCGCTCGCCGCCGACCTGCTCCGCGAGCCGGACGCGACGCTCGGCGCGGTGGCCCGCCAGGTGGGGTACGGGAGCCCGTTCGCGCTGAGCGCGGCCTTCAAGCGGGTGCGCGGGGTGAGCCCGCAGGAGTACCGGGCGGCGGCCCAGCCCGTCGCGAGCTGA